A window from Erythrolamprus reginae isolate rEryReg1 chromosome 11, rEryReg1.hap1, whole genome shotgun sequence encodes these proteins:
- the YRDC gene encoding threonylcarbamoyl-AMP synthase — MPVGLGRWAMLAGPVARGRTLSPCAGAERRVCLVGEAARAARAAAAALRDGGLVAVPTDTVYGVACLAQNSAAVEALYSLKGRPAGKPLAICLGDVEHVYRYCRVPVPEELLRDLLPGPVTVVLPRSDALNTDLNPFTPLVGVRVPNHRFVRDLARACDGPLALTSANVSERASSLSVMEFQELWPHLSLVIDGGPTGDALSPKCRLGSTVVDLSISGKYRVIRPGCALTQTVEVLASKYGLRAEVSGD; from the exons ATGCCGGTGGGCCTGGGGCGCTGGGCCATGCTGGCGGGGCCGGTGGCGCGGGGGCGGACGCTCTCTCCTTGCGCGGGCGCCGAGCGGCGCGTCTGCTTGGTCGGTGAGGCGGCGCGGGCGGCGCGGGCTGCGGCGGCGGCGCTCCGCGACGGGGGGCTGGTAGCGGTACCCACCGACACGGTCTACGGCGTGGCCTGCTTGGCCCAGAACTCCGCGGCCGTCGAGGCCCTGTACAGTCTGAAGGGCCGCCCCGCCGGGAAGCCGCTGGCCATCTGCCTGGGCGACGTCGAGCACGTGTACAG GTACTGCCGCGTCCCGGTGCCCGAAGAGCTGCTCCGTGACCTCCTGCCGGGCCCCGTGACGGTGGTGCTGCCGCGCTCGGACGCCCTCAACACCGACCTGAACCCCTTCACGCCG CTGGTGGGCGTCCGTGTCCCCAACCACCGCTTCGTCAGGGATCTGGCCAGGGCCTGTGACGGTCCTCTGGCTCTAACCAGCGCCAATGTCAGCGAGAGGGCCAGCAGCCTCAGCGTCATG GAATTCCAGGAACTTTGGCCTCATCTTTCATTGGTCATCGATGGGGGCCCAACTGGGGATGCCCTTAGTCCTAAGTGTCGGCTAGGCTCAACTGTGGTTGACCTCTCCATCTCTGGAAAATACAGGGTTATTCGACCAGGATG tgcACTTACTCAAACCGTTGAAGTCCTGGCATCCAAGTATGGATTGAGAGCTGAGGTGTCTGGAGACTGA